TCAGGTTTGTTGAGGTGGGGCACGTTGTACTATTCCCCAAGAGCAGGGGCGGCGCAAGGCTCCAAGGAAAGCATTTTACATTTAATGTAAAATGCAATATGGGAGTTATTTATGAGAAAAGAATACGACTTCACGGATTCAGTCCGGAATCCCTACGCAAAACATTTCAGAAAGCCTGTGACCCTTCGTCTGGGCACGGATGTCATTGAGTATTTCAAGTCGCAAGCCCGGGAAACGGGCATTCCCTATCAAAACCTGGTCAACCTCTATCTTCGGGATTGCGCGCATTCGGGAAAGAAACTTTCCCTAAAATTGGCGTAATCAGGCTGAGAATGGAGCGGATGAGTGTGTAGAGCGGGCGTCCACGCCTGCGAGTTGAGGCATCGTCCCGATGCCGGAAAGCAGGATGCGAACACATAGATCGCCGCATCGTCACGATACCCGCCACAAGCAGCGTGGTGGTGGCTCCTCTAATGAACAAATTGGGGACAAGATGCTGAAATGCAGAATGCCATAAAAAAACATTTTGACCATAAAGCGACATGGAGTGCGGTGGAAAGCCGGAGGCGCGACACCGCTTTGTATTGCCGGTGAAAAACCACTCCGACATTCGTCACGAGTAAAAAGCGCCGTCGCCGCTACGCTCTGCCGGCGCACTCCATAATCCGTCCACTATTCCACCGTGACGGATTTGGCGAGGTTCCGGGGTTTGTCCACGTCGCGGCCTAGGGCAACGGCGGTGTAGTAGGACAGAAGCTGGAGCGGAATGATATTCAAAATAGGCTGCAACATTTCCAGGGTTTGAGGCGCGGTGATGACTTCGTCGGCATTATTGAAAATTTCCTGGTCGCCCTCCGTGGCGATGGCGATGACCGGCCCGCTGCGCGCCTTGATCTCCTGGATGCTGTTCATGTTTTTGTCGTAGAGGCTGTCGTGCGGGGTGATGACAACGGAAGGCGTGTTTTTATCAATGAGGGCGATTACACCGTGTTTGAGCTCAGCGGAGGGATAGCCTTCGGCGTGGATGTAGGAAATTTCCTTCATCTTGAGCGCGCCCTCGAGCGCGATGGGGAAGTTGAATTGCCGCCCGAAGAAAAGCATGCTCCGCGAGTCGGCGTATTTTTCGGCGATTTTCTGGATGGCATCGCTTTGATGCAGGATGGAGTTGATCTGGGTGGGCAGTTTTTCCAGCGCATCGATGATCTCGCGCCCGTTGGAAGCCGAAAGAAAGCGGACGCGGCTCAGAGCCAGGCTGATCAGGGCGAAAATGGTGACCTGGGAGACAAACGATTTGGTGGCGGCCACGCCGATTTCCGGGCCGGCGTGCATGTACACACCGCCGTCCGATTCGCGCGCGATGGTGCTTCCGACGTTGTTGCAAATCCCGAGCACTTTGTGGCCCTTGCGCTGGGCTTCGCGCATGGCCCCGAGCGTGTCGGCGGTTTCACCGGACTGGCTGACCACGAAAAACAGGGTATTGCGTTCCAACGGAGTGTTACGGTAACGGAACTCACTGGAGAAATCCGTTTCCACCGGCAGATGCGCGGTGGTTTCGATCATGTGTTCGCCAACCATGCCCGCATGCAGGGCCGTGCCGCAACCGAGAATGATGATGCGGTTGATGTCGCGCAATTGTTCATTGTTCAGGTTCAGGCCGCCCAGGCGGGAAGAACCGTCGTCCTTGTCGAGGCGCCCGCGGATGGCGTTCTCGATGGCGGTGGGCTGCTCGAAGATTTCCTTGAGCATGAAATGCGGAAAGTCGCCTTTTTCGGCGGATTCCGGTTTCAGGTCGAGCTGCTTGATTTCATAGGAAACCTCGCGCTCGCCGAGGGTCAGGATTTCAAAATGATTGGGCCGCAGTGTGACGACATCGAAATCCTTGAGGTAAACAACCTTTTGGGTATAGGGCAGCAGCGCGGTGGCGTCACTGGAGAGGAACTGCTCATGATCGCCGAGCCCAAGGACGAGGGGGCTGCCCCGGCGCGCGCCGATGATAAAGTCGGGATAATCCTGGTGGATGACGGCCACGCCGTAGGTGCCTTCAACTTCGCTGAGTGCTTTTTTGACGGCATCCAACAGGCGATCTTCATGTTGAAGCCGGCTGCTTTGGTAATGCTCGCCGATCAAATGGGCGAGCACCTCGGTGTCGGTGGCGGAGGAGAACGTATGCCCCTTGGCGATGAGGCTTCTTTTGAGGGACTGGTAATTTTCAACCACGCCA
The nucleotide sequence above comes from Candidatus Methylacidiphilales bacterium. Encoded proteins:
- a CDS encoding CopG family antitoxin: MRKEYDFTDSVRNPYAKHFRKPVTLRLGTDVIEYFKSQARETGIPYQNLVNLYLRDCAHSGKKLSLKLA
- the glmS gene encoding glutamine--fructose-6-phosphate transaminase (isomerizing); this encodes MCGIIAYVGGRDAQPILLDALRRLEYRGYDSAGLASHCKGQLKIQKKAGRISEVAKLVAKDPCESTSGISHTRWATHGEPNDVNAHPHLDQSGKIALVHNGVVENYQSLKRSLIAKGHTFSSATDTEVLAHLIGEHYQSSRLQHEDRLLDAVKKALSEVEGTYGVAVIHQDYPDFIIGARRGSPLVLGLGDHEQFLSSDATALLPYTQKVVYLKDFDVVTLRPNHFEILTLGEREVSYEIKQLDLKPESAEKGDFPHFMLKEIFEQPTAIENAIRGRLDKDDGSSRLGGLNLNNEQLRDINRIIILGCGTALHAGMVGEHMIETTAHLPVETDFSSEFRYRNTPLERNTLFFVVSQSGETADTLGAMREAQRKGHKVLGICNNVGSTIARESDGGVYMHAGPEIGVAATKSFVSQVTIFALISLALSRVRFLSASNGREIIDALEKLPTQINSILHQSDAIQKIAEKYADSRSMLFFGRQFNFPIALEGALKMKEISYIHAEGYPSAELKHGVIALIDKNTPSVVITPHDSLYDKNMNSIQEIKARSGPVIAIATEGDQEIFNNADEVITAPQTLEMLQPILNIIPLQLLSYYTAVALGRDVDKPRNLAKSVTVE